The following proteins come from a genomic window of Rhodohalobacter sp. 614A:
- a CDS encoding TonB-dependent receptor has product MENQTNIRKPSLLFWRGEYSNHKDYPIKENLRFPVTAMKKIFFFTTLIIISTANLFAQTRSIEVQDNRTKTPVMGAHIKDHHGGVITITDENGLFRINSDEYAEITISALGFSDKEISLDGIGNLIFLDPVIFRHTSELIVVGSKGQENNIHSYQNRHEAHSMDEFLDNIDGITATKRGAFGWEPVVRGQSDQRMNLMIDGMQVFKACVDKMDPITSYVETNNLEKLSIDKSGSGIAQNGNGNSTVNLITQKAKSTPFSMNLSSSYRAPDNYRTLSATANGSDSSGKHAFRLSGTYKKADDFVAGGDRDIANTQFEKMNLNLSYKHTFSSGHSVEANYITDKAYDVGYPALLMDATKALADIGQIQFQFAPNQKNVHVETVQFYANAIRHTMDDYDRDVANRSVMRGMYMPMYGTTKTFGTRVNGHAMLKNHNVNWFFNAFYSEAYGDMLMEPLDPEIEDMMIYNMDEVITRSVSLGLRHRLDLSETVMLKFEENIRVNSLGTNSETHASFFEGLYDRELSTQTKPLVSASGSVLWMLNDRWSFSGNLVYSQRMGNHIELFGHYIYNYTDGYFYDGNPWLKTEHSLNSDLNTTWEMNDQSISLSLFHKRYYHYIDGVMSDADNISNFDFQFKRYDNVGDAMILGGELRSINNVGQFLRLENRISYLFAQNLTLDEPLPLIPPLKGISTLSITKNQNTLTAELEWSAEQNRIAESTSSEDKTDAYAIANIAFERSWMKNTLNTSILVSNLTDNYYHTHTSIGNIPEAGRRVMITVSYGF; this is encoded by the coding sequence ATGGAAAACCAAACGAATATCCGGAAACCTTCCCTCCTGTTTTGGAGGGGAGAATATTCGAATCACAAAGACTACCCGATAAAAGAGAATCTGAGATTTCCGGTCACAGCCATGAAAAAAATATTCTTTTTCACCACACTGATCATCATCAGTACCGCGAACCTTTTTGCCCAAACCCGATCCATTGAAGTTCAGGACAACCGTACAAAAACACCCGTTATGGGTGCACATATCAAAGATCACCACGGGGGGGTTATTACAATCACGGATGAAAATGGATTGTTCAGAATCAATTCCGATGAATATGCCGAAATCACAATTTCTGCTTTGGGATTTTCAGACAAAGAAATCAGCCTTGATGGCATTGGTAATTTAATTTTTCTCGATCCGGTTATTTTCCGGCATACATCCGAACTGATTGTGGTTGGCTCAAAAGGTCAGGAGAATAATATTCATTCCTATCAGAACCGGCATGAAGCCCACAGCATGGATGAATTTTTAGATAACATCGATGGAATCACCGCTACAAAACGGGGAGCTTTTGGCTGGGAACCGGTCGTTCGTGGACAAAGTGATCAGCGCATGAACCTGATGATCGACGGCATGCAGGTGTTTAAAGCCTGTGTGGATAAAATGGATCCGATTACATCGTACGTGGAAACCAATAACCTTGAAAAACTCAGCATCGATAAAAGCGGATCGGGCATCGCCCAAAATGGAAACGGAAACAGCACAGTGAACCTGATCACACAAAAGGCAAAGTCAACTCCATTTTCCATGAACCTGAGTTCGTCCTACCGGGCGCCGGACAATTATCGAACGCTGAGTGCAACAGCCAATGGATCAGATTCATCCGGAAAACATGCATTTCGGTTATCAGGCACATACAAAAAAGCGGATGATTTTGTGGCCGGTGGTGACCGGGACATTGCAAACACCCAGTTTGAAAAAATGAACCTGAACCTCAGTTACAAGCATACGTTTTCATCCGGCCATTCAGTTGAAGCCAATTACATTACAGATAAAGCGTATGATGTGGGTTATCCTGCCCTGCTGATGGATGCCACGAAAGCGCTGGCGGATATTGGCCAGATTCAATTCCAATTCGCCCCGAATCAAAAAAACGTTCATGTTGAAACGGTTCAGTTTTACGCGAATGCGATCCGCCACACGATGGACGATTACGACCGCGATGTTGCCAATCGCTCCGTCATGCGCGGAATGTACATGCCCATGTATGGAACTACAAAAACGTTCGGAACGAGGGTCAACGGACATGCTATGTTGAAAAATCACAATGTAAACTGGTTTTTTAATGCTTTCTATTCTGAAGCTTACGGAGATATGTTGATGGAACCGCTGGACCCGGAAATTGAAGATATGATGATTTACAATATGGACGAGGTGATCACCCGTTCTGTAAGCCTTGGTTTGCGCCACCGGCTGGATCTGTCTGAAACCGTCATGTTGAAATTCGAGGAAAATATTCGGGTAAACAGCCTGGGCACCAACAGCGAGACTCACGCTTCATTCTTTGAAGGATTATACGACCGGGAACTGAGTACACAAACAAAACCACTCGTCTCCGCTTCGGGAAGCGTATTATGGATGCTGAATGACCGATGGAGCTTTTCAGGAAACCTGGTTTATTCACAGCGGATGGGGAATCATATCGAGCTTTTCGGACACTATATCTACAACTATACGGACGGTTATTTTTATGATGGAAATCCGTGGCTTAAAACCGAACATTCCCTGAATAGTGATCTTAATACAACCTGGGAAATGAACGACCAATCGATTTCACTTTCTCTGTTTCACAAACGATACTATCACTATATCGACGGAGTGATGTCTGATGCGGATAATATCAGCAATTTTGATTTCCAGTTTAAGCGGTATGACAATGTCGGCGATGCCATGATCCTGGGTGGAGAGTTGAGGTCCATCAACAATGTGGGACAATTCCTGAGATTGGAAAACCGCATCTCATATCTGTTCGCCCAAAACCTGACGCTGGACGAACCGTTGCCGTTAATTCCTCCGCTTAAAGGAATCAGCACGCTCAGCATCACAAAAAATCAAAATACACTGACTGCTGAACTGGAATGGTCGGCCGAACAAAACCGGATAGCAGAATCAACTTCTTCAGAGGATAAAACCGATGCGTATGCCATTGCGAACATCGCTTTTGAACGCTCGTGGATGAAGAATACACTCAACACGTCCATTCTGGTCAGCAACCTTACGGACAACTATTATCACACCCACACAAGCATCGGCAATATTCCTGAAGCCGGGCGGCGGGTGATGATTACCGTTTCTTACGGCTTTTAA
- a CDS encoding outer membrane lipoprotein-sorting protein translates to MYKIKSLIITAILLFVCSSSLIAQSPEEILDEMIEQYTSSIADVETMMMITRMEGFMESEPDTTYYRKVVTDGFPNMQAVSSGSEAPATNYYNIQENYDALVENATYEGTETVNGRRAHVLFIEDVSALYNDMVTTPEGQEQQQQAEPQSGRMYIDAEDYIPLRMSFDINYDEEYTGTADIVMSDIRNVDGMMIPFQMEMQIDGISSSMSAEDMAQAKESMAQFEEQMKNASGLQKRIMEQTLKPQMERLQKILEEGSMTMRTIVMDVQTNVTIPE, encoded by the coding sequence ATGTATAAGATCAAGTCCCTAATTATTACTGCAATATTGCTGTTTGTTTGTTCAAGCTCATTAATTGCTCAAAGTCCCGAAGAGATTCTAGACGAAATGATTGAACAATACACCAGTTCTATCGCAGATGTAGAAACCATGATGATGATTACACGCATGGAAGGATTTATGGAAAGCGAGCCGGATACCACCTATTACCGAAAAGTGGTTACCGATGGATTTCCAAATATGCAGGCGGTTAGTTCGGGATCAGAAGCACCGGCAACAAACTACTACAACATTCAGGAAAATTATGATGCCCTGGTTGAAAATGCCACTTATGAGGGCACCGAAACAGTCAACGGACGAAGGGCTCATGTACTGTTTATTGAAGATGTTTCTGCTCTCTATAATGATATGGTGACCACACCGGAAGGCCAGGAACAGCAGCAGCAAGCGGAACCGCAAAGTGGCCGAATGTACATTGATGCTGAGGATTACATTCCACTTCGAATGAGCTTTGATATCAACTATGATGAAGAGTATACCGGGACGGCGGATATCGTAATGTCTGATATCAGAAATGTTGACGGCATGATGATTCCTTTCCAGATGGAAATGCAAATTGACGGCATTTCAAGTTCCATGTCTGCCGAAGATATGGCCCAGGCCAAAGAAAGTATGGCACAGTTCGAAGAACAAATGAAGAATGCATCCGGCCTGCAAAAACGAATCATGGAACAAACGCTAAAGCCGCAAATGGAAAGGCTTCAAAAAATTCTTGAGGAGGGATCCATGACCATGAGAACTATTGTGATGGATGTTCAGACCAATGTAACGATCCCTGAATAG
- a CDS encoding FeoA family protein, protein MKKLSDLKNAGVTTIRNVKGPEMLRLLEMGLTPGSKVEVVRAAPLGFPIEVKIRGYLLSLRKSEAECIEIE, encoded by the coding sequence ATGAAAAAATTATCTGATCTTAAGAACGCAGGTGTAACAACCATCAGAAATGTGAAGGGTCCTGAAATGCTGCGATTACTTGAAATGGGGTTAACCCCGGGCTCAAAAGTAGAAGTTGTTCGGGCAGCACCGCTGGGCTTTCCAATCGAAGTAAAAATTCGCGGGTATCTGCTTTCTCTTCGAAAATCGGAAGCGGAGTGCATAGAAATTGAATAG
- the feoB gene encoding ferrous iron transport protein B — protein MQRETTIALVGNPNTGKSTLFNALTGLKQKIANYPGVTVEKKVGHAILNGEKYRIIDLPGTYSLNPKQIDERITYQVIAGKYEHEPEPDLVVVMVDASNLDRNLYLATQVMDLGLPVIVALSMIDVAEDRGIKVDANRISKGLGVPVIPMVAKEENDVQQLREYISSHTLESPGVLQWEPGEPLRNAIEIIIEKWIKPHMDVPERAWTIEALRFIGDDQAINLIPDIERQHQLREIVQEARKILEDAGKNYAAEEVLKRYDFIEKCTAGSVHKSSEEKTTLSDKIDEYVTHKVFGPVIFVMVLLLMFQSIFSWAEPFMNLIDLFFIEMGNWMASNLPEGILNDLLVEGVIAGLGGVVIFLPQIMFLFFFISILEGTGYMARAAFVMDGFMTRIGLHGRSVVPLMSGFACAIPGIMAARTIENWRDRMITIMVLPFMACSARLPVYALMIAAFIPATKFLGIFTLQGITFFGLYIFGIVMAIFAALVMKQFIKTDTPSPFIMELPSYKIPKWSGVFQNVFDRGKVFVMEAGKIILGISIVLWFLASFPKTELPDSFTAENSVENVEDNPDQSAQMEASYRLQQSYAGQFGQFIEPVIKPLGFDWKIGIGLITSFAAREVMVGTLNTIYSVQDQEDAVSLQKKLQRDVDSETGEPIYNVWTALSLMVFFALAMQCMSTIAIVRRETNSWKWPAIMFTYMTALAYICSFVVYQAGTAFS, from the coding sequence GTGCAGAGAGAAACCACGATTGCGTTAGTTGGCAATCCAAATACGGGAAAATCTACTCTTTTTAACGCTTTAACGGGATTGAAACAGAAGATTGCCAACTATCCCGGTGTGACGGTTGAAAAGAAAGTGGGCCATGCCATTCTTAATGGAGAGAAGTACAGGATTATCGATCTCCCCGGAACCTACAGCCTGAACCCTAAACAAATTGATGAACGCATTACCTACCAGGTTATAGCCGGAAAATATGAGCATGAGCCGGAGCCCGATCTTGTCGTAGTGATGGTGGATGCCAGCAATCTCGACCGGAATCTTTACCTGGCGACACAAGTAATGGATTTGGGGCTCCCGGTAATCGTGGCCTTGAGTATGATTGATGTGGCTGAAGACCGCGGAATCAAAGTAGATGCGAACAGAATTTCGAAAGGGCTTGGAGTTCCTGTCATTCCAATGGTGGCGAAGGAGGAAAACGATGTACAACAGCTTCGAGAATATATCTCCTCCCATACGTTGGAATCGCCCGGAGTACTCCAATGGGAACCCGGTGAACCGTTGCGAAATGCAATTGAGATCATTATCGAAAAATGGATCAAACCTCATATGGACGTACCCGAACGGGCATGGACGATTGAAGCCCTCCGGTTTATAGGCGATGACCAGGCGATCAATTTAATTCCCGATATCGAGAGGCAGCATCAACTGCGCGAAATTGTTCAGGAAGCGCGAAAAATTCTTGAGGATGCCGGAAAAAATTATGCCGCTGAAGAAGTTTTGAAACGGTATGATTTTATCGAAAAATGCACGGCAGGTTCTGTGCATAAATCGTCCGAAGAGAAAACCACGCTTTCAGACAAAATTGATGAATATGTAACCCATAAAGTGTTTGGGCCCGTCATTTTTGTGATGGTTCTGCTTTTGATGTTCCAGTCCATTTTTTCATGGGCTGAACCGTTTATGAACCTGATTGACCTGTTTTTTATTGAAATGGGAAACTGGATGGCGTCAAATCTTCCGGAGGGAATTTTGAATGATCTTTTGGTTGAAGGTGTAATTGCCGGGTTAGGGGGTGTTGTAATCTTTCTGCCCCAAATCATGTTTCTGTTCTTCTTTATTTCCATTCTTGAAGGAACCGGCTATATGGCACGTGCGGCTTTTGTGATGGACGGATTTATGACACGAATTGGTTTACACGGCCGATCAGTGGTTCCGCTGATGTCGGGCTTTGCCTGTGCAATTCCGGGAATTATGGCCGCCCGAACCATTGAAAACTGGCGGGACCGGATGATCACAATTATGGTGCTGCCATTTATGGCTTGTTCGGCAAGATTGCCTGTTTATGCATTGATGATTGCGGCATTCATACCGGCCACCAAATTCCTGGGAATTTTCACGCTCCAGGGAATTACGTTTTTTGGCCTTTATATTTTTGGAATCGTGATGGCCATTTTCGCCGCGCTCGTGATGAAACAATTCATCAAAACAGATACTCCTTCTCCTTTTATCATGGAACTGCCGAGCTATAAAATCCCAAAATGGTCAGGCGTTTTTCAGAATGTGTTCGATCGCGGAAAAGTGTTTGTTATGGAGGCAGGAAAAATTATTCTGGGGATTTCCATTGTTCTCTGGTTCCTTGCGTCGTTTCCCAAAACGGAACTTCCTGATTCGTTTACTGCAGAAAATTCTGTTGAAAATGTTGAGGACAATCCCGATCAAAGCGCACAAATGGAAGCTTCATACCGGCTGCAACAGAGTTATGCCGGTCAGTTCGGCCAGTTTATCGAGCCGGTGATTAAACCACTGGGTTTTGATTGGAAAATTGGCATTGGTTTGATTACATCATTTGCCGCCCGTGAGGTTATGGTAGGAACACTGAATACCATTTACAGTGTGCAGGATCAGGAGGATGCGGTCTCCCTGCAAAAGAAACTCCAGCGGGATGTGGATAGTGAAACCGGCGAGCCAATATACAATGTATGGACGGCCTTGTCTCTCATGGTTTTCTTTGCTCTGGCCATGCAATGCATGAGTACGATAGCCATCGTAAGAAGAGAGACAAATTCCTGGAAATGGCCCGCCATAATGTTTACTTATATGACTGCCCTGGCATATATCTGTTCATTCGTTGTGTACCAAGCTGGAACAGCTTTTAGTTAA
- a CDS encoding FeoA family protein: MLPLTITKPGENVNICSLTCSFDEAKRLREMGCVEGSSAVIISNQSNVILQVGDTRLAINGNLARTILVSPE; encoded by the coding sequence ATGCTTCCGCTAACCATTACAAAACCCGGCGAAAACGTAAATATTTGCAGTCTTACCTGTAGTTTTGACGAAGCAAAAAGATTGCGTGAAATGGGTTGCGTAGAGGGATCCAGTGCAGTTATCATCTCCAATCAATCCAATGTAATTTTGCAGGTGGGAGATACGCGTCTTGCGATAAACGGAAATTTGGCACGAACAATTTTGGTGAGTCCGGAATAA
- a CDS encoding P-loop NTPase fold protein yields MVLATILIVLLATPISVYLSRKEEKLRRDKFYSEKNYIEKFPIQKSIQDKIGFEGQVSIIFSDIISYDHRFKAQSYLLLGEWGSGKTSLLNLLREKIINSEKDREGRNFNTLETIYFDVSQFEDTNILYLHFYNNIIEELSERFIIPVFDRYKIMQSIVGAFGKNNYLNSLISYFLSKQSPGKNLKKISRWLYSLNLTFVVQIDEIDRLKEQEINGVFKLIRLVKSNMSNIVLVSATTNKVLYDQLSELNK; encoded by the coding sequence GTGGTACTAGCAACAATTCTGATAGTGCTTTTAGCCACTCCAATTTCGGTCTATTTATCAAGAAAAGAAGAAAAATTAAGAAGGGATAAATTCTATTCTGAGAAAAATTATATTGAAAAATTTCCTATTCAAAAATCCATTCAAGATAAGATTGGGTTTGAAGGACAGGTGTCAATAATTTTTTCTGATATAATTTCTTATGATCATCGATTTAAAGCACAATCATATTTATTGCTAGGAGAATGGGGGAGCGGTAAAACTTCTTTGTTAAATTTACTGAGAGAAAAAATTATAAACTCGGAGAAAGATCGAGAGGGAAGAAATTTTAATACACTTGAGACTATATATTTTGACGTTTCCCAATTTGAGGATACCAATATTTTATACTTACACTTTTATAATAATATAATCGAAGAGTTAAGTGAGCGATTTATTATACCAGTTTTTGATCGGTATAAGATCATGCAAAGTATCGTGGGAGCATTTGGAAAAAATAATTACTTGAATTCACTCATCAGTTATTTTCTGAGTAAGCAAAGTCCAGGAAAAAATTTAAAGAAAATCTCAAGGTGGTTATATAGCCTAAACCTAACCTTCGTTGTTCAGATAGATGAAATAGATAGATTAAAGGAACAGGAGATTAATGGAGTTTTTAAATTGATAAGGCTTGTAAAAAGCAATATGAGTAATATTGTTTTAGTCAGTGCAACTACTAATAAGGTTTTATATGATCAGTTATCAGAATTAAATAAATAG
- a CDS encoding FixH family protein codes for MITLKSFGRIAAVAALVFAAVSCNTTSNDSDSDLNLLPVNSVTVDGYKISLFAEKALETGANDLYWKIEQDGEVVHPQSFSISPMMDMGEMMHSTPFDQPTTSQEDDQYMQNMAVFIMPGGEMGSWFVEFELETQTGETISGNIPIDVASSWRLTSVRDSQDRIYFITWYAPEKPVSGNNDLTFLVHTRNTMMDFPSVSDAEMVVYPYMDMGGGSGHSTDFTPPVATGNGFYEGDINYSMSGVWTTSVELTIGEETLPEVVFEYSVQAK; via the coding sequence ATGATTACGCTTAAAAGCTTTGGCCGTATTGCGGCCGTGGCGGCTTTGGTGTTTGCCGCCGTTTCTTGTAACACCACTTCAAATGATTCTGATTCCGACCTGAATTTACTTCCTGTCAACTCCGTTACTGTGGATGGTTATAAAATTTCGCTATTCGCAGAAAAAGCACTCGAAACCGGGGCAAATGATCTTTATTGGAAAATTGAGCAAGATGGCGAGGTTGTTCATCCGCAATCTTTCAGCATTTCCCCAATGATGGATATGGGCGAAATGATGCACTCTACCCCTTTTGATCAGCCCACCACTTCGCAGGAAGATGACCAGTACATGCAAAATATGGCTGTCTTCATTATGCCGGGCGGAGAAATGGGAAGCTGGTTTGTTGAGTTTGAACTTGAGACTCAAACCGGTGAAACCATATCCGGAAATATCCCTATTGATGTGGCTTCTTCATGGAGGCTCACAAGTGTTAGAGACAGCCAGGATCGCATCTATTTTATCACGTGGTATGCACCGGAAAAACCGGTCAGCGGAAATAACGATCTCACATTCTTGGTCCACACCCGAAACACCATGATGGATTTTCCTTCCGTTTCGGACGCAGAAATGGTTGTTTACCCCTATATGGATATGGGAGGCGGATCGGGGCATTCCACTGATTTCACGCCTCCAGTCGCCACCGGAAATGGTTTTTATGAGGGAGATATCAACTATAGCATGAGTGGAGTCTGGACCACCTCGGTTGAACTTACGATTGGTGAAGAAACGCTGCCTGAAGTTGTCTTTGAATACAGTGTTCAGGCGAAGTGA
- a CDS encoding 6-bladed beta-propeller, whose translation MVFSDSLLLDEIPSVAVDDSGNVFFAGKSWERRVIHLFGPDGIYRRSIGNYGEGEGEFLEISGIQLRNDSLYVFDDELERATVFSSEDGTLLEAFNLRPGKINAAEESGEIRWKPVWAREDGTFLVQRKEEKNPAYYPNRFLRYFTINRAGDIISEKLLEQKDTKFLVGNYAGRPAPFTLDIPERSLLAMSNDHELYSAWTGEFLIKVFDADGNYLRAYYHPFNRTKLNPEEVIHPRYSHNVQLRRIRETTEYPEEWPALYSLRVDDKSRIWVSTVIDDDDHFEWWVIDSNSVFARFKWPKEKPVQFIKDDFVYTVETNSGGFKEVVRYRIEGISDLY comes from the coding sequence ATGGTGTTTAGCGACTCACTTTTGCTGGATGAAATTCCCTCTGTAGCTGTTGATGATTCCGGCAATGTCTTTTTCGCGGGGAAATCGTGGGAGAGAAGAGTGATACATCTTTTCGGGCCGGATGGTATCTATCGCCGATCCATCGGGAATTATGGCGAAGGTGAAGGAGAATTCCTGGAAATCAGCGGTATTCAGTTGCGCAATGATAGTCTGTATGTTTTTGATGACGAACTTGAGCGAGCTACCGTTTTTTCATCTGAAGATGGTACGCTTTTAGAAGCCTTCAATCTTAGGCCCGGGAAAATCAACGCGGCAGAAGAGTCAGGTGAAATAAGGTGGAAGCCGGTGTGGGCACGAGAAGACGGAACTTTTCTTGTGCAACGAAAAGAGGAGAAGAATCCTGCATATTATCCCAACCGCTTTCTAAGATATTTCACTATCAACCGGGCCGGCGACATCATTTCAGAAAAGCTTCTTGAGCAGAAGGATACAAAATTTCTTGTGGGAAACTACGCCGGGCGTCCTGCTCCGTTTACGCTCGATATACCGGAACGCTCCCTGTTGGCGATGTCCAATGATCATGAGCTCTATTCAGCATGGACCGGTGAATTTTTGATAAAAGTGTTTGATGCCGATGGAAATTATCTGCGGGCGTATTATCATCCCTTCAATCGGACTAAACTGAATCCTGAAGAGGTTATTCACCCGCGTTACAGCCATAACGTACAGCTCAGACGCATCAGAGAAACAACGGAATATCCGGAGGAGTGGCCGGCACTTTATTCCCTGCGGGTTGATGACAAAAGCAGGATTTGGGTTTCAACGGTTATTGATGACGACGATCACTTTGAATGGTGGGTAATTGACTCAAATTCCGTTTTTGCAAGATTCAAATGGCCGAAAGAGAAGCCTGTTCAGTTCATCAAAGATGATTTTGTTTATACCGTTGAAACAAATTCCGGAGGTTTTAAAGAGGTGGTTCGTTACCGGATTGAAGGAATTTCCGATTTGTATTAA